A window from Caldivirga sp. encodes these proteins:
- a CDS encoding cation diffusion facilitator family transporter: MRSNTRLYLKVATLLVSATSITEFLTGLIMSVPVFIADGLHTMLDVVILGSLYIGLGPTLKPPDMDHPYGHFKYRYLSMYTVALIIMGASLWLMVETIINITKGVVEKVPLDSMYVVIAVAGLVLSRLLYLRIGYIKTNDLILKLEFRHAIADLLDAVLIAAAMVASLVIPLIQPIAVLAIATYLIYLGINYFKESINVLLDQVNPGIASRVYGIARDHNVAVSDVKVKNTGNGYAIDLVIKVPGWYSVEDAHRIVNELEGDIMRSIPSVVAVNTHVEPA, from the coding sequence ATGAGGAGTAATACTAGGTTATATCTAAAGGTGGCAACATTACTTGTTAGCGCTACATCGATTACCGAATTTTTAACTGGATTAATCATGAGTGTACCAGTGTTTATTGCTGATGGCTTGCACACAATGCTTGATGTTGTAATACTGGGTTCACTTTACATTGGGCTTGGGCCAACCTTAAAACCACCTGACATGGATCACCCATATGGGCACTTTAAGTACAGGTACTTATCGATGTACACTGTTGCATTAATAATAATGGGTGCGTCGCTTTGGTTGATGGTTGAAACCATTATTAACATTACTAAGGGTGTTGTTGAGAAGGTACCTTTAGACTCAATGTATGTGGTAATCGCTGTAGCTGGTTTAGTGCTGAGTAGGTTACTTTACTTGAGGATTGGTTACATTAAGACGAATGACTTAATACTTAAGCTTGAGTTTAGGCATGCAATAGCCGACTTACTGGATGCAGTACTAATTGCAGCCGCAATGGTTGCTTCACTAGTAATACCCCTAATCCAGCCTATAGCTGTCCTTGCGATAGCAACATACCTAATATATCTAGGGATTAATTACTTCAAGGAGTCAATTAATGTACTACTTGATCAGGTTAATCCAGGCATAGCAAGCAGGGTATATGGTATTGCAAGGGATCATAATGTAGCTGTTTCTGATGTTAAGGTTAAGAATACTGGCAACGGTTACGCAATTGACCTGGTTATTAAGGTTCCAGGTTGGTATAGTGTTGAAGATGCGCATAGGATTGTGAATGAACTTGAAGGTGACATAATGAGAAGTATACCATCAGTAGTAGCCGTGAACACTCATGTTGAACCAGCCTAA
- a CDS encoding malate dehydrogenase, which yields MITIVGSGRVGATTAAFLMFYELDNEVTLIDVIKGLPQGEALDLNHAAAILGKSVRYKGSNDYKDMEGSDIVIITAGLARKPGMTREELAGKNAEIVSSVADQVKKYAPNSIVIITTNPLDAMVYVLYKRLGFPRNRVIGFSGVLDSNRMAYYASQIIGIAPESIIPVVLGQHGENMYPVPEASFVYGKPLTEFLTQDQYNDIVKKTIQAGADITSLRGFSSNWGPAAGLALMVDSIKKNRKRVFEASVYLDGEYGVKDVFAEVPVVLGKNGVEKIIELSLTQEQKQKFMQSIEAVRKNLTQVPPQYLK from the coding sequence ATGATAACAATAGTGGGATCAGGTAGAGTAGGTGCAACAACGGCGGCATTCCTAATGTTCTATGAACTAGATAATGAAGTAACGCTAATAGATGTAATCAAGGGCCTACCCCAAGGAGAGGCCCTTGATCTTAATCATGCAGCGGCAATATTAGGGAAATCCGTCAGATATAAGGGCAGTAACGATTATAAGGACATGGAGGGTAGTGATATTGTCATAATTACTGCAGGCCTAGCTAGGAAACCAGGCATGACTAGGGAGGAGTTAGCCGGCAAGAACGCTGAAATAGTCTCATCAGTCGCGGATCAGGTAAAGAAGTATGCCCCTAATTCAATAGTAATTATAACAACTAATCCGCTTGATGCAATGGTTTATGTACTATATAAGAGACTTGGGTTCCCTAGAAATAGGGTTATTGGCTTTAGCGGTGTCCTCGATTCTAATAGGATGGCTTACTACGCTTCCCAGATAATTGGAATAGCGCCAGAGTCAATAATCCCGGTTGTGCTTGGGCAGCATGGTGAAAACATGTACCCTGTCCCTGAAGCATCCTTCGTATACGGTAAGCCTTTAACAGAATTCCTAACTCAGGATCAGTATAATGATATTGTTAAGAAGACTATTCAAGCAGGCGCTGATATAACAAGCTTAAGGGGATTCAGTAGCAACTGGGGTCCAGCAGCTGGCTTAGCCTTAATGGTTGATTCAATAAAGAAGAATAGGAAGAGGGTTTTTGAAGCCTCAGTGTACCTTGATGGTGAATATGGTGTGAAGGATGTTTTCGCCGAGGTACCTGTGGTATTGGGTAAAAATGGTGTTGAGAAGATAATTGAATTAAGCCTAACCCAAGAGCAGAAGCAAAAGTTTATGCAGAGTATTGAGGCTGTTAGGAAGAATTTAACCCAAGTACCACCGCAATACCTTAAGTAA
- a CDS encoding M20/M25/M40 family metallo-hydrolase gives MTLSKNDVKELLIDLLRIYSPSGEERRIADFISSFLRQRGVEAWIDNAGNVLAVRGNGRRVLWLHAHMDTVPGFIDVKEEGDLVYGRGAVDDKGPLASMITAFLNSKPEITLVLTLVTREESDSLGSLSLIRGNVPKPDGIIVGEPTNMHIAYSYRGSARVEIKCLGQGGHTAGPGVEDNPILKVYSTFNIMAGKLGNGQSTESYTVTPTVINCGDHPSKVPTECIMTVNVRIPLNSSCRELSNIIEGIECAKVIDCTDPITVNVNNPVVRSLVRASLRNNVKPLLSRKLGTSDMAILAKLTLNLAAYGPGDPTLSHGPIEYININDIMLASSILTNVIDEFGRINVQNSERG, from the coding sequence ATGACATTAAGTAAGAATGATGTTAAGGAACTGTTGATTGACTTACTGAGAATATATAGTCCAAGTGGTGAGGAAAGGAGGATTGCTGATTTTATTTCAAGCTTCCTTAGGCAACGTGGCGTTGAGGCTTGGATTGATAATGCTGGTAATGTACTTGCAGTAAGGGGTAATGGTAGGAGGGTTTTATGGCTGCATGCGCATATGGATACTGTGCCAGGCTTCATTGATGTTAAGGAAGAGGGTGACTTAGTTTATGGTAGGGGTGCTGTTGATGATAAGGGACCACTTGCATCAATGATTACCGCTTTCCTAAATTCTAAACCTGAGATAACCCTAGTATTGACTCTAGTAACTAGAGAAGAGAGCGATAGCTTAGGGTCACTAAGTCTAATTAGAGGTAATGTCCCTAAACCGGATGGTATAATTGTTGGTGAACCAACTAACATGCATATAGCATACTCCTATAGGGGGAGCGCCAGGGTTGAGATTAAGTGCCTTGGCCAAGGAGGACACACTGCTGGACCTGGAGTTGAGGATAACCCAATATTGAAGGTCTATTCAACCTTCAATATCATGGCTGGTAAGCTTGGTAATGGGCAATCAACTGAATCATATACTGTAACACCCACAGTCATCAACTGCGGTGATCACCCAAGTAAGGTACCAACTGAATGCATAATGACTGTCAATGTTAGGATACCGTTAAATTCATCATGTAGGGAACTTAGTAACATTATTGAGGGTATTGAGTGCGCTAAGGTTATTGACTGTACCGATCCCATAACTGTCAATGTTAATAATCCAGTGGTTAGGTCATTAGTGAGGGCAAGCTTAAGGAATAATGTTAAGCCACTCCTCTCGAGGAAATTAGGTACAAGTGACATGGCTATTTTAGCCAAATTAACATTAAACCTAGCTGCCTATGGGCCAGGAGACCCAACACTCAGCCATGGACCAATTGAATATATTAACATTAATGATATTATGTTAGCCAGCAGCATTCTCACTAATGTTATTGACGAATTCGGACGCATAAACGTGCAAAATTCAGAAAGAGGATAA
- a CDS encoding ribonuclease Z: protein MLKIVFLGSGGAIPRPCRELPGVLIEVDRYRILIDPSEGTVRRLEGIGVSPLKLTHIMVTHLHADHVNGLPGLLATMLMLNRVTPVTVIGPVGISDFAPTPINSSFRINIIELKPASEITLIESVDNLELRYVTTYHTVQNNSYSVTLRRPIGTFNPDKARELGIPVIYWRRIQMGETVALPDGRVIEPTMVMSNVGNRSLTVTYTGDTSPGDGVVKLAKGSSVLIHDSTYLPNDAKEAESRGHSTCLDAALDAKEAGVKLLVLTHMSFRYGYEYYWDFLKCASDVFPHTLTAKDNMIIEI, encoded by the coding sequence ATGCTTAAGATAGTGTTCCTAGGTTCCGGTGGAGCCATACCTAGGCCCTGCAGGGAATTGCCTGGTGTGTTAATTGAGGTTGATAGGTATAGGATACTTATTGACCCAAGTGAGGGTACTGTTAGGAGATTGGAGGGTATTGGGGTTAGTCCACTTAAGTTAACACATATAATGGTTACCCACCTGCATGCTGATCACGTTAACGGTTTACCAGGTCTATTAGCAACAATGCTAATGCTCAATAGGGTTACCCCAGTAACAGTGATAGGTCCAGTGGGGATAAGTGACTTCGCGCCAACTCCAATTAATTCATCCTTCAGAATTAACATTATTGAACTTAAGCCGGCCAGTGAAATTACCTTAATTGAGTCGGTGGATAACCTGGAGTTAAGATACGTGACCACTTATCATACTGTTCAGAATAATTCATACTCAGTAACATTGAGGAGACCAATCGGTACGTTTAATCCAGATAAGGCTAGGGAGCTAGGCATACCAGTAATCTACTGGAGGAGGATTCAAATGGGTGAAACTGTTGCGTTGCCGGATGGCAGGGTTATTGAACCAACTATGGTTATGAGCAATGTGGGTAATAGGTCATTAACAGTGACGTACACTGGTGATACTTCACCGGGCGATGGCGTGGTTAAGCTAGCTAAAGGCTCATCAGTACTTATTCATGATTCAACATACTTACCTAATGATGCTAAGGAAGCTGAGAGTAGGGGGCATTCAACATGCCTAGACGCTGCATTGGATGCTAAGGAGGCTGGCGTTAAGTTACTGGTACTTACTCACATGAGCTTTAGATACGGTTACGAATACTACTGGGATTTCCTTAAATGCGCCAGTGACGTTTTTCCACACACCTTAACCGCTAAAGACAACATGATTATCGAAATCTAA
- a CDS encoding alcohol dehydrogenase catalytic domain-containing protein, which translates to MRAIVFEKSDLNDLRVVELSRPKPNPHEVVIRVVESGVNPVDYYTVTSRWVKPMPHIPGAEFTGIVEEVGDHVSTVKPGDKVVVYGRVFDGTCDLCLASMENLCRNGGIVGIVTNGGWAEYAVVPDRNLIKLPSDVNWDLAASLPVAALTSYHALREANLRAGETLVVFGASGNTGQFAVQLGKLMGAKVIAVSGKSWVSELGADYVASINNVKDMVEKATDGRMADVVIDPLGERTWSVSVSLLGRGGRWVTFGQLTGGEVKIQLSLLYSNQFKLIGSTGGTRRELLELVNIMGKLKVKVDKYYELSEAREALTRLFSPQRNGRIMIKISV; encoded by the coding sequence ATGAGGGCGATTGTTTTCGAGAAGAGTGATTTAAATGACTTAAGGGTGGTTGAGTTAAGTAGGCCTAAGCCTAATCCCCATGAGGTAGTCATTAGGGTTGTTGAATCCGGTGTTAACCCTGTGGATTACTATACTGTTACTTCAAGGTGGGTTAAACCAATGCCACATATACCTGGTGCTGAATTCACTGGTATTGTTGAGGAGGTGGGGGATCATGTGTCAACTGTTAAGCCTGGTGACAAGGTGGTGGTTTATGGTAGGGTTTTCGACGGTACCTGTGACTTATGCTTAGCCTCAATGGAGAACCTATGCAGGAATGGTGGCATAGTGGGCATAGTAACTAATGGTGGTTGGGCTGAGTACGCTGTTGTGCCTGATAGGAATTTAATTAAACTACCTAGTGATGTTAATTGGGACTTGGCGGCAAGTCTACCTGTTGCCGCATTAACATCATACCACGCCCTCAGGGAGGCTAATTTAAGGGCTGGAGAAACACTAGTCGTCTTTGGTGCATCCGGTAACACTGGTCAATTTGCTGTTCAATTAGGTAAGCTAATGGGGGCTAAGGTAATTGCGGTAAGCGGTAAGAGTTGGGTTAGTGAATTAGGTGCAGATTACGTTGCTTCAATTAATAATGTTAAGGATATGGTTGAGAAGGCTACTGATGGTAGAATGGCTGACGTGGTTATTGATCCACTTGGGGAGAGAACATGGAGTGTAAGCGTATCACTGCTTGGGAGGGGTGGTAGGTGGGTTACCTTTGGTCAATTGACTGGTGGGGAGGTTAAGATTCAATTATCGTTACTGTACTCTAATCAATTTAAGTTAATTGGTTCAACTGGTGGGACCAGGAGGGAGTTACTTGAGTTAGTTAACATTATGGGTAAGCTTAAGGTTAAGGTTGATAAGTATTATGAATTAAGTGAAGCCAGGGAGGCGCTTACCAGGTTATTTTCACCCCAGAGGAATGGAAGAATAATGATTAAGATTAGTGTTTAA
- a CDS encoding phosphoribosyltransferase translates to MVKVPVKLVSWDDIVTWASTLANRIIESKWIPDVVVAIARGGYVPARLLCDNLGINDLVSLQVVHWPSSAQVSEKAYIKYPVAQIDLNGKRVLVVDDIVDTGDSVIIAKDHVISRWPNADVKTGALQWISTVAKFKPDYYAYEVKEWVWFMYPWNLVEDLSNFIRRIMSEEYKASSKVNWSLMELTDKLSEWYGDEILKVPLSYLSRAIASLEKEGFISRLRGNDFEIIKLVKY, encoded by the coding sequence GTGGTTAAGGTTCCGGTTAAGTTAGTTAGTTGGGATGATATAGTAACGTGGGCTTCAACCCTGGCGAATAGGATAATTGAAAGCAAATGGATCCCAGACGTGGTTGTGGCCATAGCTAGGGGCGGTTACGTCCCAGCTAGGTTACTCTGCGATAACTTAGGAATCAATGACTTAGTTAGCCTACAGGTAGTTCACTGGCCTAGTAGTGCTCAAGTTTCCGAGAAAGCATACATCAAGTATCCGGTTGCTCAAATAGACCTAAATGGTAAAAGAGTTCTAGTGGTTGATGACATTGTTGACACCGGTGACAGTGTAATAATTGCTAAGGATCACGTCATCTCAAGGTGGCCTAATGCCGATGTTAAGACAGGTGCCCTACAGTGGATATCAACCGTAGCCAAATTTAAACCAGACTACTACGCCTATGAGGTTAAGGAGTGGGTGTGGTTCATGTATCCCTGGAACCTTGTCGAGGATTTGTCAAACTTCATCAGGAGGATAATGAGCGAGGAGTATAAGGCAAGTAGCAAGGTAAATTGGAGCTTAATGGAACTAACAGATAAACTAAGCGAATGGTATGGGGATGAGATCCTTAAAGTACCATTATCCTACTTAAGTAGAGCTATAGCAAGCCTTGAGAAGGAAGGATTCATATCCAGACTTAGGGGTAATGACTTTGAGATTATCAAACTAGTTAAATATTAA
- a CDS encoding insulinase family protein, translating to MAKVMKLSHWSESLVVDVKLNLGLVNEDVPGLSRVLVNLWKWSRGIMELEKNGVTVSFSNSWDQLTVSIKTHKGNLSLLKGLWDALTKVDLSLLDRAINEASTQVNVAREDTAARAMAEALKGLIPGSPYGNHPEVLLGVDLSRVKPEDVRRALDNLAYYSVTAIGGDVDIGGSPANAKWPSVRRYGDGEAKVKLSGKVQSTIAVAYPADSIYGRVFNYMAFNTLLGGMGLISRLYVEIRVKRGLAYYAYSTYVPLGGVGFLIALAGTREKYVNEVKELILKTTESMSVVNDNDVEMVKGNQRGRLTVRAESPEGLTQMYSIIPLYGLPEDYYTRYVNFLSNLKNSDIASITGELGRHYMAVAGP from the coding sequence ATGGCTAAGGTAATGAAGCTAAGCCATTGGAGTGAATCACTTGTTGTTGACGTTAAGTTAAACCTAGGTTTAGTTAATGAGGATGTCCCAGGGTTATCAAGGGTATTAGTTAACTTATGGAAGTGGTCAAGGGGAATCATGGAGCTGGAGAAGAATGGGGTAACTGTATCCTTCAGTAACTCGTGGGATCAATTAACGGTATCAATAAAGACCCATAAGGGTAATTTAAGCCTACTTAAGGGCCTGTGGGATGCATTAACAAAAGTTGACCTAAGCCTACTGGATAGGGCAATTAATGAAGCATCAACGCAGGTTAACGTAGCTAGGGAGGATACAGCTGCAAGGGCAATGGCTGAGGCGCTTAAGGGCTTAATACCTGGTTCACCCTATGGAAATCACCCAGAGGTTCTTCTTGGGGTTGACTTAAGTAGGGTTAAGCCTGAGGATGTTAGGAGAGCCCTTGATAACTTAGCCTACTACTCAGTGACTGCAATAGGTGGTGATGTGGATATAGGCGGCTCCCCGGCTAATGCAAAATGGCCAAGCGTAAGGAGGTATGGGGATGGTGAAGCTAAAGTGAAGTTAAGCGGTAAGGTTCAAAGCACTATCGCCGTTGCCTACCCTGCGGACTCAATATATGGCAGAGTCTTCAACTACATGGCCTTCAATACGCTCCTAGGCGGCATGGGTTTGATTAGTAGGCTTTACGTTGAGATTAGGGTTAAGAGGGGTTTAGCTTACTATGCCTACTCAACTTACGTACCCTTAGGTGGTGTTGGCTTCTTGATTGCGTTAGCAGGTACGAGGGAGAAGTACGTTAATGAGGTTAAGGAACTCATACTTAAGACAACCGAGTCAATGAGCGTAGTTAACGATAATGATGTTGAAATGGTTAAGGGTAATCAGAGGGGGAGGTTAACTGTTAGGGCTGAGTCACCAGAGGGATTGACACAAATGTATTCAATAATACCCCTGTATGGTTTACCTGAGGATTACTACACAAGGTATGTTAACTTCTTATCAAACCTTAAGAATAGTGATATAGCAAGCATTACCGGTGAGTTGGGGCGTCATTACATGGCGGTTGCCGGCCCTTAA
- a CDS encoding MupG family TIM beta-alpha barrel fold protein has protein sequence MAKSIGISFAVGRRETVPRTMEIMRKASELGFTEAWSGVGLDNLDLVKDIAKLANELGYYYFVDINPKVLSDLGVSPSDLSFFRKVGIKGVRADWGFNLEQLATMANNDLGIKVELNASVFPLDELDKLLRLVKKPENLMASHDWYPWEYTGLSLEDALAKSKEFHTRGIPVGIFISVKDGERTTVESLRHMDIENSASILLNSRYIDRVLIGDPLPSDEDLRKVANAKRRTRIRVIVYDGLTEEEAKVFNREFHDVRIKEKTIGLTAAGENNIKPRNIVRRFKGAVTVVNNNPQYIQVWIFKDDAPPNPRFNVIGEVYPEDMVIVEHLAERTKSILSVPIGDEPPVVLEPYKSA, from the coding sequence ATGGCTAAAAGCATAGGTATATCCTTTGCTGTGGGTAGGAGGGAGACCGTGCCTAGGACTATGGAGATAATGAGGAAAGCCTCAGAGCTGGGTTTCACTGAGGCATGGTCTGGAGTGGGGCTTGATAACTTGGATTTAGTTAAGGATATTGCCAAGTTGGCTAATGAACTAGGCTACTACTATTTCGTGGACATTAATCCCAAGGTGCTCTCAGACCTAGGCGTATCTCCAAGCGACTTAAGCTTCTTCAGGAAGGTAGGCATTAAGGGGGTTAGGGCTGACTGGGGCTTTAACCTGGAGCAATTAGCAACAATGGCTAATAATGACCTTGGAATTAAGGTCGAATTAAATGCAAGTGTTTTCCCACTTGATGAATTAGATAAGCTGCTTAGATTGGTTAAAAAGCCGGAAAACCTAATGGCCAGTCATGACTGGTATCCATGGGAGTACACTGGATTAAGCCTTGAGGATGCATTAGCTAAGTCAAAGGAGTTCCACACTAGGGGTATACCTGTTGGCATATTCATATCCGTTAAAGATGGGGAAAGAACCACGGTGGAGAGCCTTAGGCACATGGATATTGAGAACTCAGCCTCAATACTCCTCAACTCAAGATACATAGATAGGGTACTCATAGGTGACCCACTGCCATCTGATGAAGACCTAAGGAAGGTGGCTAATGCTAAGCGGAGGACTAGAATAAGGGTCATTGTTTACGACGGCTTAACCGAGGAGGAGGCTAAGGTGTTTAATAGAGAGTTCCATGATGTCAGAATTAAGGAGAAGACAATTGGATTAACTGCAGCCGGTGAGAACAACATTAAACCAAGGAACATTGTTAGGAGGTTTAAGGGCGCGGTTACTGTAGTGAATAATAACCCCCAGTACATCCAGGTCTGGATATTTAAGGATGATGCACCACCAAACCCCAGGTTCAACGTTATAGGTGAAGTATACCCAGAGGACATGGTTATTGTAGAGCATCTTGCTGAGAGGACTAAGAGTATACTATCAGTACCCATTGGTGATGAGCCACCGGTAGTTCTTGAACCATACAAATCCGCTTAA
- a CDS encoding FAD/NAD(P)-binding oxidoreductase, giving the protein MPRILIVGGGIAGLTVATTLTQRIGTKAEVTVLTKEPYYVGGPTRPLVLTNEEKLERIIRGYHNVGLKGIKIIYGTVTGIDPANRIVKYNESPPYGAKGGSLSYDYLVIAPGVVFDGSGINGYDKWGWINTNVYDPGMLMELKNKLWLINQGTVLVYAPKAPYRCAPAPTETALLAHTILKHRGVRDKVQVIHIDANDKTQPPAIADKVKEIYDKAGIELITNQEIVELNDHEVTTKSGERYKFNVLAMLEPNRAPSFIRESGLGDEWFNVRSPVDLRNVKYDDVLAAGDVAKLPYPKNQEIAFESALFVVSKIMEDLGINDRVNTQYAFIGWAYLGNVEGRLETLSLQFGFDYTQQPPKVIKDPDPKREYTEQKDHWMQTYLGKLFGQA; this is encoded by the coding sequence ATGCCCAGGATATTAATAGTGGGTGGTGGGATAGCTGGATTAACCGTAGCAACCACGTTGACTCAAAGAATAGGCACTAAAGCTGAGGTTACCGTATTGACTAAGGAACCATACTATGTAGGTGGACCAACTAGACCACTAGTGTTAACTAATGAGGAGAAGCTTGAGAGGATAATTAGGGGTTACCACAATGTGGGGTTGAAGGGAATTAAAATAATCTATGGCACAGTTACTGGGATTGATCCAGCGAATAGGATTGTTAAGTATAATGAATCACCACCATATGGGGCTAAGGGTGGTTCATTAAGTTACGATTACCTAGTAATCGCGCCTGGGGTAGTGTTTGATGGAAGTGGGATTAATGGATATGATAAGTGGGGGTGGATTAACACTAATGTTTATGACCCAGGCATGTTAATGGAACTGAAGAATAAATTATGGTTAATTAACCAAGGTACAGTACTGGTGTACGCACCAAAGGCACCCTACCGCTGTGCCCCAGCACCCACTGAAACCGCCCTACTGGCTCATACTATCCTTAAGCATAGGGGTGTTAGGGATAAGGTTCAGGTCATTCACATAGATGCCAATGATAAGACACAGCCACCTGCAATAGCTGATAAGGTTAAGGAGATTTATGATAAGGCTGGAATAGAGTTAATTACTAACCAGGAAATAGTGGAGCTAAATGACCATGAGGTTACCACCAAGAGTGGTGAGAGGTATAAGTTCAATGTACTTGCCATGCTTGAACCAAATAGAGCCCCATCATTTATTAGGGAATCCGGCTTAGGTGATGAATGGTTTAACGTTAGGTCACCAGTGGACTTAAGGAATGTTAAGTATGATGACGTGTTAGCTGCTGGTGATGTCGCAAAGCTGCCGTACCCCAAGAATCAGGAAATAGCTTTTGAAAGTGCACTATTTGTGGTTAGTAAGATAATGGAGGATCTTGGGATTAATGATAGGGTTAATACGCAATATGCCTTCATTGGTTGGGCATACTTAGGTAACGTGGAAGGTAGGTTGGAGACCTTAAGTCTTCAATTTGGGTTTGATTACACACAGCAGCCGCCGAAGGTTATTAAGGACCCTGATCCAAAGCGTGAGTACACTGAGCAGAAGGACCATTGGATGCAAACATACCTCGGTAAATTATTTGGTCAAGCCTGA
- the pyrB gene encoding aspartate carbamoyltransferase, protein MTWLNRDVISSLDFNREDLMQLFNEAKEMENYAKSKLNILDGKIMATAFFEPSTRTRLSFEAAMLRLGGRVLGFGSVEASSVAKGESLGDTIRMLDSYSDIIVIRHSLEGAAKYAADIATVPVVNAGDGTQNHPTQAMLDAYTIWREYGRIDDLTIGILGDLRYARVVTSLVQLLSNFKVKLRLISPEILRPRRELVDFMRMRGMSYSLHLNLNEVLSELDVLYVVRIQRERFPDPVEYERVKGSFKVTPESLIGAKDTLIVLHPLPRVDEVDHRLDSTKYAKYFRQSALGVPLRMALLKLVLKGD, encoded by the coding sequence TTGACTTGGTTAAACAGGGACGTCATATCATCCCTGGACTTCAACAGGGAGGATTTAATGCAACTCTTCAATGAGGCTAAGGAAATGGAGAATTACGCTAAATCCAAGTTAAATATACTTGACGGTAAAATCATGGCTACAGCCTTCTTTGAACCAAGCACAAGAACTAGGTTAAGCTTCGAGGCTGCAATGTTAAGACTTGGTGGAAGAGTGTTAGGCTTTGGCTCAGTGGAGGCATCCTCAGTGGCTAAGGGTGAGAGTCTTGGTGACACTATTAGGATGCTTGACTCCTACTCAGACATAATAGTAATACGCCACAGCCTTGAGGGCGCAGCTAAGTATGCCGCTGACATAGCCACCGTACCAGTGGTGAATGCCGGTGATGGTACTCAGAATCACCCAACCCAAGCAATGCTTGATGCATACACCATTTGGAGGGAGTATGGGCGAATAGATGATTTAACAATAGGCATACTGGGTGACTTAAGGTACGCCAGGGTTGTCACCTCCCTAGTTCAATTACTAAGTAACTTTAAGGTTAAGCTACGCTTAATATCCCCTGAGATACTGAGGCCTAGGAGGGAGCTTGTGGACTTCATGAGGATGAGGGGAATGAGTTATAGCCTGCATTTAAACCTTAATGAGGTTTTAAGCGAACTAGATGTACTCTATGTGGTTAGAATACAGAGGGAAAGGTTCCCTGACCCGGTGGAGTATGAGAGGGTTAAGGGAAGCTTCAAGGTTACTCCAGAATCATTAATTGGCGCTAAGGATACATTAATAGTACTCCACCCACTGCCTAGGGTTGATGAGGTTGATCATAGGTTGGACTCGACAAAGTACGCTAAATACTTTAGGCAATCAGCCCTAGGTGTACCCCTTAGAATGGCTCTCCTTAAACTAGTGCTCAAGGGTGATTAG